DNA from Eucalyptus grandis isolate ANBG69807.140 chromosome 5, ASM1654582v1, whole genome shotgun sequence:
GGCATATTGCAGGTATTGGCCCTCTCCCTGTCTGTTTTTCCCTTCATTCTCCCACTGAATGTTTAAATCGTCACTGTGATAGTAATCATCCTGTGCTCGAAATGTTGGGCTTCGCTAACCTTTGTCACGTAATGCTTTCCAGGATTTGAGCGTCTGACTGTGGACAAAAAGCACAGTAAACTAACAGTATCTGGCACTATGGACCCGGTCAAGGTGGTGAACAAACTGACGAAACTGCACGCAGAAATGGTGAGCTTCGGAGCAGCCAAAGAAGACGATGGCAAGAAAGAAGGGGGAAAGAAGAACGAAGATCAAGTCGCCAGTCAGGTAAAAGCCTCTCAAGCATACTATCCTGGACAGGCCAGTGCTCTTCGGCTCCTTGATCTCCTTTTTTCACTCCTACTCTTCGAACCTACCCGATGATCATTctccaatcaatcctaaatGTGCAAAAAAGATTGACTATTCCCGAAGATAAATTTGGAATCTCCGTTGATTTTGTCGCCTATACAAACGGATCTCCAGTTTCCAGAAGTAGCGTTCTTCAATTTAAGGAAAGTAGCTTGTGTTCATAACGATTATCAATCAGAAGCTTTCTTGCAAAACTGTCCTTAAGATTGGCAATTTAATCATCACTTTCTATATTTGAAATCCTAGACAGATTACTAGTTGTGTTGTTCAAAATAGTGGCGCTTGCGTCTGAATGTTTATGTGGGCGTTGATCTTCAGATTCTGATGTTGTTCCACTGTAGTGGACTCTGTAAATATTTCAAGGTTTTGACGATCTCCGCATATCAGATTTGCCGATATCCATATGGTCAATATCCATGATGTTGTTGAGATGCTATACAAAGATATTTGAACAACAACAGAAGGGTTCTGAAAATGTCAAGATATTGACTTCTCTTCATGGTCTCTATATTCAAAGAGCAGTTGATTGAATCTGAAACAACTTCTCTTCATGAGTAGTTCCTGTAAGAAGATACTGTTATGCACGTATCAGATTCAAGACGAACCAAAGaagattttatcaatttcaaaattttattgataggTTTTCTCAATAGTAATTGTTAATCGTATAGCATGATGGTCTCTACTCGTGTGAATAATAATTGTAGGAATATCAAATGATGCTTCAAATTCTTATCCATTATTGATTACATATGGCCAAGTTGTTTAAACGCTAGTCTGTCACCCCACATGTGATCGTCTGAGTTCAGTAGTCGTAAAAGATTGATATTTACTCGAAATCTAACTGGGTTTTGCTTTCCTCAAACTTTTGCAGAAGTTGGTGGTGAAAATGGATATAGGTGATGAGGAAGCCAAGACAAAGGCCAAGCGAGTAGTTTGGCATATTGCAGGTATTGGCCCTCTCCCTGTctgttttttcccttcattctcCCACTGGATGTTTAAATCGTCACTGTGATAGTAATCATCCTGTGCTCGAAATGTTTGGCTTCGCTAACCTTTGTCACGTAATGCTTTCCAGGATTTGAGCGTCTGACTGTGGACACAGAGCTCAATAAACTAACAGTATCTGGCACTATGGACCCGGTCAAGGTGGTGAACAAACTGACGAAACTGCACGCAGAAATGGTGAGCTTCGGAGCAGCCAAGGAAGACGATGGCAAGAAAGAAGGGGGAAAGAAGAACGAAGATCAAGTCGCCAGTCAGGTAAAAGCCTCTCAAGCATACTATCCTGGACAGGCCAGTGCTCTTCGGCTCCTTGATCTCCTTTTTCACTCCTACACTTCGAACCTACCCGATGATCATTctccaatcaatcctaaatGTGCAAAAAGATTGACTATTCCCGAAGATAAATTTGGAATCTCCGTTGATTTTGTCGCCTATACAAACGGATCTCCAGTTTCCAGAAGTAGCGTTCTTCGGTTTAAGGAAAGTAGCTTGTGTTCATAACGATTATCAATCAGAAGCTTTCTTGCAAAACTGTCCTTAAGATTGGCAATTTAATCATCACTTTCTATATTTCAAATCCTAGACAGATTACTAGTTGCGTTGTTCAAAATAGTGGCGCTTGCATCTGAATGTTTATGTGGGCGTTGATCTTCGGATTCTGATGTTGTTTCACTGTAGTGGACTCTGTAAATATTTCAAGGTTTTGAATATCTCCACGTATGAGATTTGCCGATATCCATATGGTCAATATCCATGATGTTGTTGAGATGCTATCCAAAGATATTTGAACAACAACAGAAGGGTTCTGAAAATGTCAAGATATTGACTTCTCTTCATGGTCTCCATATTCAAAGAGCAGTTGATTGAATCTGAAACAACTTCTCTTCATGAGTAGTTCCTGTAAGATGATACCGTTATGCACGTATCAGATTCAAGACGAACCAAAGaagattttatcaatttcaaaattttattaataggTTTTCTCAATAGTAATTGTTAATCGTATAGCATGATGGTCTCTACTCGTGTGAATAATAATTGTAGGAATATCAAATGATGCTTCAAATTCTTATTCATTATTGCTTACATATGGCCAAGTTGTTTAAACGCTAGTCTCTCACACCACATCTGATCGTCTGAGTTCAGTAGTCATAAAAGATTGATATTTACTCGAAATCTAACTGGGTTTTGCTTTCCTCAAACTTTTGCATAAGTTGGTGGTGAAAGTGGATCTAGGTGATGAGGAAGACAGGACAAAGGCCAAGCGAGTAGTTTGGCATATTGCAGGTATTGGCCCTCTCCCTGTctgttttttcccttcattctcCCACTGAATGTTTAAATCGTCACTGTGATAGTAATCATCCTGTGCTCGAAATGTTGGGCTTCGCTAACCTTTGTCACGTAATGCTTTCCAGGATTTGAGCGTCTGACTGTGGACAAAAAGCACAGTAAACTAACAGTATCTGGCACTATCGACCCGGTCAAGGTGGTGAACAAACTGACGAAACTGCACGCAGAAATGGTGAGCTTCGGAGCAGCCAAGGAAGACGATGGCAAGAAAGAAGGGGGAAAGAAGAACGAAGATCAAGTCGCCAGTCAGGTAAAAGCCTCTCAAGCATACTATCCTGGACAGGCCAGTGCTCTTCGGCTCCTTGATCTCCTTTTTTCACTCCTACTCTTCGAACCTACCCGATGATCATTCTCCAATCAATCCAAATGTGCAAAAAGATTGACTATTCCCGAAGATAAATTTGGAATCTCCGTTGATTTTGTCGCCTATACAAACGGATCTCCAGTTTCCAGAAGTAGCGTTCTTCAATTTAAGGAAAGTAGCTTGTGTTCATAACGATTATCAATCAGAAGCTTTCTTGCAAAACTGTCCTTAAGATTGGCAATTTAATCATCACTTTCTATATTTGAAATCCTAGACAGATTACTAGTTGTGTTGTTCAAAATAGTGGCGCTTGCGTCTGAATGTTTATGTGGGCGTTGATCTTCAGATTCTGATGTTGTTCCACTGTAGTGGACTCTGTAAATATTTCAAGGTTTTGACGATCTCCGCATATCAGATTTGCCGATATCCATATGGTCAATATCCATGATGTTGTTGAGATGCTATACAAAGATATTTGAACAACAACAGAAGGGTTCTGAAAAATGTCAAGATATTGACTTCTCTTCATGGTCTCTATATTCAAAGAGCAGTTGATTGAATCTGAAACAACTTCTCTTCATGAGTAGTTCCTGTAAGAAGATACTGTTATGCACGTATCAGATTCAAGACGAACCAAAGaagattttatcaatttcaaaattttattgataggTTTTCTCAATAGTAATTGTTAATCGTATAGCATGATGGTCTCTACTCGTGTGAATAATAATTGTAGGAATATCAAATGATGCTTCAAATTCTTATCCATTATTGATTACATATGGCCAAGTTGTTTAAACGCTAGTCTGTCACCCCACATGTGATCGTCTGAGTTCAGTAGTCGTAAAGATTGATATTTACTCGAAATCTAACTGGGTTTTGCTTTCCTCAAACTTTTGCAGAAGTTGGTGGTGAAAATGGATATAGGTGATGAGGAAGCCAAGACAAAGGCCAAGCGAGTAGTTTGGCATATTGCAGGTATTGGCCCTCTCCCTGTctgttttttcccttcattctcCCACTGGATGTTTAAATCGTCACTGTGATAGTAATCATCCTGTGCTCGAAATGTTTGGCTTCGCTAACCTTTGTCACGTAATGCTTTCCAGGATTTGAGCGTCTGACTGTGGACACAGAGCTCAATAAACTAACAGTATCTGGCACTATGGACCCGGTCAAGGTGGTGAACAAACTGACGAAACTGCACGCAGAAATGGTGAGCTTCGGAGCAGCCAAGGAAGACGATGGCAAGAAAGAAGGGGGAAAGAAGAACGAAGATCAAGTCGCCAGTCAGGTAAAAGCCTCTCAAGCATACTATCCTGGACAGGCCAGTGCTCTTCGGCTCCTTGATCTCCTTTTTTCACTCCTACACTTCGAACCTACCCGATGATCATTctccaatcaatcctaaatGTGCAAAAAGATTGACTATTCCCGAAGATAAATTTGGAATCTCCGTTGATTTTGTCGCCTATACAAACGGATCTCCAGTTTCCAGAAGTAGCGTTCTTCGGTTTAAGGAAAGTAGCTTGTGTTCATAACGATTATCAATCAGAAGCTTTCTTGCAAAACTGTCCTTAAGATTGGCAATTTAATCATCACTTTCTATATTTGAAATCCTAGACAGATTACTAGTTGCGTTGTTCAAAATAGTGGCGATTGCGTCTGAATGTTTATGTGGGCGTTGATCTTCGGATTCTGATGTTGTTTCACTGTAGTGGACTCTGTAAATATTTCAAGGTTTTGAATATCTCCCCGTATGAGATTTGCCGATATCCATATGGTCAATATCCATGATGTTGTTGAGATGCTATCCAAATATATTTGAACAACAACAGAAGGGTTCTGAAAAATGTCAAGATATTGACTTCTCTTCATGGTCTCCATATTCAAAGAGCAGTTGATTGAATCTGAAACAACTTCTCTTCATGAGTAGTTCCTGTAAGATGATACCGTTATGCACGTATCAGATTCCAGACGAACCAAAGaagattttatcaatttcaaaattttattaataggTTTTCTCAATAGTAATTGTTAATCGTATAGCATGATGGTCTCTACTCGTGTGAATAATAATTGTAGGAATATCAAATGATGCTTCAAATTCTTATCCATTATTGATTACATATGGCCAAGTTGTTTAAACGCTAGTCTGTCACACCACATGTGATCATCTGAGTTCAGTATGCGTAAAAGATTGATATTTACTCGAAATCTAACTGGGTTTTGCTTTCCTCAAACTTTTGCAGAAGTTGGTGGTGAAAGTGGATCTAGGTGATGAGGAAGACAGGACAAAGGCCAAGCGAGTAGTTTGGCATATTGCAGGTATTgaccctctccctctctattttttcccttcattctcCCACTGAATGTTTAAATCGTCACTGTGATAGTAATCATCCTGTGCTCGAAATGTTTGGCTTCGCTAACCTTTGTCACGTAATGCTTTCCAGGATTTGAGCGTCTGACTGTGGACAAAAAGCACAGTAAACTAACAGTATCTGGCACTATGGACCCGGTCAAGGTGGTGAACAAACTGACGAAACTGCACGCAGAAATGGTGAGCTTCGGAGCAGCCAAGGAAGACGATGGCAAGAAAGAAGGGGAAAGAAGAACGAAGATCAAGTCGCCAGTCAGGTAAAAGCCTCTCAGGCATACTATCCTGGACAGGCCAGTGCTCTTCGGCTTCTTGAACTCCTTTTTTCACTCCTACACTTCGAACCTACCCGATGATCATTctccaatcaatcctaaatatgcaaaaacGATTGACTATTCCCGAAGATAAATTTGGAATCTCCGTTGATTTTGTCGCCTATACAAACGGATCTCCAGTTTCCAGAAGTAGCGTTCTTCAATTTAAGGAAAGTAGCTTGTGTTCCTAAGGATTATCAATGAGAAGCTTTCTTGCAAAACTGTCCTTAAGATTGGCAATTTAATCATCACTTTCTATATTTGAAATCCTAGACAGATTACTAGTTGTGTTGTTCAAAATAGTGGCGCTTGCGTCTGAATGTTTATGTGGGCGTTGATCTTCAGATTGTGATGTTGTTCCACTATAGTGGACTCTGTAAATATTTCAAGGTTTTGACGATCTCCGCGTATAAGATTTGCCGATATCCATATGGTCAATATCCATGATGTTGTTCAGATGCTATCCAAAGATATTTGAACAACAACAGAAGGGTTCTGAAAAATGTCAAGATATTGACTTCTCTTCATGGTCTCCATATTCGAAGAGCAGTTGATTGAATCTGAAACAACTCCTCTTCATGAGTAGTTCCTGTAATATGATACCGTTATGCACGTATCAGATTCAAGATGaaccaaagaaaattttaacaatttcaaaattttattaataggTTTTCTCAATAGTAATTGTTAATCGTATAGCATGATGGTCTCTACTCGTGTGAATAATAATTGTAGGAATATCAAATGATGCTTCAAATTCTTATCCATTATTGATTACATATGCCCATGTTTTTAAACGCTAGTCTGTCACACCACATGTGATCGTCTGAGTTCAGTAGTCGTAAAAGATTGATATTTACTCGAAATCTAACTGGGTTTTGCTTTCCTCAAACTTGTGCAGAAGTTGGTGGTGAAAGTGGATAAAGGTGATGAGGAAGACAGGACAAAGGCCAAGCGAGTAGTTTGGCATATTGCAGGTATTGGCCCTCTACCTCTctgttttttcccttcattctcCCACTGAATGTTGAAATCGTCACTGTGATAGTAATCATCCTGTGCTCGAAATGTTTGGCTTCGCTAACCTTTGTCACGTAATGCTTTCCAGGATTTGAGCGTCTGACTGTGGACACAAAGCTCAATAAACTAACAGCATCTGGCACTATGGACCCGGTCAAGGTGGTGAACAAACTGACGAAACTGCACGCAGAAATGATGAGCTTCGGAGCAGCCAAGGAAGACGATGGCAAGAAAGAAGGGGGAAAGAAGAACGAAGATCAAGTCGCCAGTCAGGTAAAAGCCTCTCAAGCATACTATCCTGGACAGGCCAGTGCTCTTCGGCTCCTTGATCTCCTTTTTCACTCCTACACTTCGAACCTACCCGATGATCATTctccaatcaatcctaaatGTGCAAAAAGATTGACTATTCCCGAAGATAAATTTGGAATCTCCGTTGATTTTGTCGCCTATACAAACGGATCTCCAGTTTCCAGAAGTAGCGTTCTTCGGTTTAAGGAAAGTAGCTTGTGTTCACAACGATTATCAATCAGAAGCTTTCTTGCAAAACTGTCCTTCAGATTGGCAATTTAATCATCACTTTCTATATTTGAAATCCTAGACAGATTACTAGTTGTGTTGTTCAAAATAGTGGCGCTTGCGTCTGAATGTTTATGTGGGAGTTGATCTTCAGATTCTGATGTTGTTTCACTGTAGTGGACTCTGTAAATATTTCAAGGTTTTGAATATCTCCGCATATGAGATTTGCCGATATCCATATGGTCAATATCCATGATGTTGTTGAGATGCTATCCAAAGATATTTGAACAACAACAGAAGGGTTCTGAAAAATGTCAAGATATTGACTTCTCTTCATGGTCTCCATATTCAAAGAGCAGTTGATTGAATCTGAAACAACTTCTCTTCATGAGTAGTTCCTGTAAGATGATACCGTTATGCACGTATCAGATTCAAGACGAACCAAAGaagattttatcaatttcaaaattttattgataggTTTTCTCAATAGTAATTGTTAATCGTATAGCATGATGGTCTCTACTCGTGTGAATAATAATTGTAGGAATATCAAATGATGCTTCAAATTCTTATCCATTATTGATTACATATGGCCAAGTTGTTTAAACGCTAGTCTGTCACACCACATGTGATCGTCTGAGTTCAGTAGTCGTAAAAGATTGATATTTACTCGAAATCTAACTGGGTTTTGCTTTCCTCAAACTTTTGCGGAAGTTGGTGGTGAAAGTGGATATAGGTGATGAGGAAGATAGGACAAAGGGAAAGCGAGTAGTTTGGCATGTTGCAGGTATTGGCCCTCTCCCTGTctgttttttcccttcattctcCCACTGAATGTTGAAATCGTCACTGTGATAGTAATCATCCTGTGCTCAAAATGTTTGGCTTCGCTAACCTTTGTCACGTAATGCTTTCCAGGATTTGAGCGTCTGACTGTGGACACAGAGCTCAATAAACTAACAGTATCTGGCACTATGGACCCGGTCAAGGTGGTGAACAAACTGACGAAACTGCACGCAGAAATGGTGATCTTCGGAGCAGCCAAGGAAGACGATGGCAAGAAAGAAGGGGGAAAGAAGAACGAAGATCAAGTCGCCAGTCAGGTAAAAGCCTCTCAAGCATACTATCCTGGACAGGCCAGTGCTCTTCGGCTCCTTGATCTCCTTTTTCACTCCTACACTTCGAACCTACCCGATGATCATTctccaatcaatcctaaatGTGCAAAAAGATTGACTATTCCCGAAGATAAATTTGGAATCTCCGTTGATTTTGTCGCCTATACAAACGGATCTCCAGTTTCCAGAAGTAGCGTTCTTCGGTTTAAGGAAAGTAGCTTGTGTTCACAACGATTATCAATCAGAAGCTTTCTTGCAAAACTGTCCTTCAGATTGGCAATTTAATCATCACTTTCTATATTTGAAATCCTAGACAGATTACTAGTTGTGTTGTTCAAAATAGTGGCGCTTGCGTCTGAATGTTTATGTGGGAGTTGATCTTCGGATTCTGATGTTGTTTCACTGTAGTGGACTCTGTAAATATTTCAAGGTTTTGAATATCTCCGCATATCAGATTTGCCGATATCCATATGGTCAATATCCATGATGTTGTTGAGATGCTATCCAAAGATATTTGAACAACAACAGAAGGGTTCTGAAAATGTCAAGATATTGACTTCTCTTCATGGTCTCCATATTCAAAGAGCAGTTGATTGAATCTGAAACAACTTCTCTTCATTAGTAGTTCCTGTAAGATGATACCGTTATGCACGTATCAGATTCAAGACGAACAAAGaagattttatcaatttcaaaattttattgataggTTTTCTCAATAGTAATTGTTAATCGTATAGCATGATGGTCTCTACTCGTGTGAATAATAATTGTAGGAATGTCAAATGATGCTTCAAATTCTTATCCATTATTGATTACATATGGCCAAGTTGTTTAAACGCTAGTCTGTCACACCACATCTGATCGTCTGAGTTCAGTAGTCGTAAAAGATTGATATTTACTCGAAATCTAACTGGGTTTTGCTTTCCTCAAACTTTTGCTGAAGTTGGTGGTGAAAGTGGATCTAGGTGATGAGGAAGACAGGACAAAGGCCAAGCGAGTAGTTTGGCATATTGCAGGTATTGGCCCTCTCCCTGTCTGTTTGTTCCCTTCATTCTCCCACTGAATGTTGAAATCGTCACTGTGATAGTAATCATCCTGTGCTCGAAATGTTTGGCTTCGCTAACCTTTGTCACGTAATGCTTTCCAGGATTTGAGCGTCTGACTGTGGACACAGAGCTCAATAAACTAACAGTATCTGGCACTATGGACCCGGTCAAGGTGGTGAACAAACTGACGAAACTGCACGCAGAAATGGTGAGCTTCGGAGCAGCCAAGGAAGACGATGGCAAGAAAGAAGGGGGAAAGAAGAACGAAGATCAAGTCGCCAGTCAGGTAAAAGCCTCTCAAGCATACTATCCT
Protein-coding regions in this window:
- the LOC104443927 gene encoding uncharacterized protein LOC104443927 isoform X38 encodes the protein MLAGPHTKADAASNKHRSWKSPPASPQASICCVGIISRSDGLLLRDRSRDGGAVGEMQAKNPREATIRQGKCTERNGELRSSQGRRWQERRGKKNEDQVASQLVVKVDLGDEEDRTKAKRVVWHIAGFERLTVDTELNKLTVSGTMDPVKVVNKLTKLHAEMVSFGAAKEDDGKKEGGKKNEDQVASQKLVVKVDLGDEEDRTKAKRVVWHIAGFERLTVDKKHSKLTVSGTIDPVKVVNKLTKLHAEMVSFGAAKEDDGKKEGGKKNEDQVASQKLVVKMDIGDEEAKTKAKRVVWHIAGFERLTVDTELNKLTVSGTMDPVKVVNKLTKLHAEMVSFGAAKEDDGKKEGGKKNEDQVASQKLVVKVDKGDEEDRTKAKRVVWHIAGFERLTVDTKLNKLTASGTMDPVKVVNKLTKLHAEMMSFGAAKEDDGKKEGGKKNEDQVASQKLVVKVDIGDEEDRTKGKRVVWHVAGFERLTVDTELNKLTVSGTMDPVKVVNKLTKLHAEMVIFGAAKEDDGKKEGGKKNEDQVASQKLVVKVDLGDEEDRTKAKRVVWHIAGFERLTVDTELNKLTVSGTMDPVKVVNKLTKLHAEMVSFGAAKEDDGKKEGGKKNEDQVASQKLVVKVDLGNEEDKIRAEQVVQCIAGFERLAVDTTHTKLTVSGTLDPVEVVNKLRKSLHAEMVSCGAAKEDGGKKEGGKKNEDQVTSQKLVVKVDLRDEKDRKVFRKDAWKEVNRIAGFDYLAMDTKDNKLTVSGIMDPVEVVNELRESWDTEIVSFGTAKEDDGKKEEGKKNGVLVANRVKASQRRSGRQSCRVEFLE
- the LOC104443927 gene encoding uncharacterized protein LOC104443927 isoform X4, coding for MLAGPHTKADAASNKHRSWKSPPASPQASICCVGIISRSDGLLLRDRSRDGGAVGEMQAKNPREATIRQGKCTERNGELRSSQGRRWQERRGKKNEDQVASQKLVVKMDIGDEEAKTKAKRVVWHIAGFERLTVDTELNKLTVSGTMDPVKVVNKLTKLHAEMVSFGAAKEDDGKKEGGKKNEDQVASQKLVVKVDLGDEEDRTKAKRVVWHIAGFERLTVDKKHSKLTVSGTMDPVKVVNKLTKLHAEMVSFGAAKEDDGKKEGGKKNEDQVASQKLVVKMDIGDEEAKTKAKRVVWHIAGFERLTVDTELNKLTVSGTMDPVKVVNKLTKLHAEMVSFGAAKEDDGKKEGGKKNEDQVASQLVVKVDLGDEEDRTKAKRVVWHIAGFERLTVDKKHSKLTVSGTIDPVKVVNKLTKLHAEMVSFGAAKEDDGKKEGGKKNEDQVASQKLVVKMDIGDEEAKTKAKRVVWHIAGFERLTVDTELNKLTVSGTMDPVKVVNKLTKLHAEMVSFGAAKEDDGKKEGGKKNEDQVASQKLVVKVDKGDEEDRTKAKRVVWHIAGFERLTVDTKLNKLTASGTMDPVKVVNKLTKLHAEMMSFGAAKEDDGKKEGGKKNEDQVASQKLVVKVDIGDEEDRTKGKRVVWHVAGFERLTVDTELNKLTVSGTMDPVKVVNKLTKLHAEMVIFGAAKEDDGKKEGGKKNEDQVASQKLVVKVDLGDEEDRTKAKRVVWHIAGFERLTVDTELNKLTVSGTMDPVKVVNKLTKLHAEMVSFGAAKEDDGKKEGGKKNEDQVASQKLVVKVDLGNEEDKIRAEQVVQCIAGFERLAVDTTHTKLTVSGTLDPVEVVNKLRKSLHAEMVSCGAAKEDGGKKEGGKKNEDQVTSQKLVVKVDLRDEKDRKVFRKDAWKEVNRIAGFDYLAMDTKDNKLTVSGIMDPVEVVNELRESWDTEIVSFGTAKEDDGKKEEGKKNGVLVANRVKASQRRSGRQSCRVEFLE
- the LOC104443927 gene encoding uncharacterized protein LOC104443927 isoform X16, yielding MLAGPHTKADAASNKHRSWKSPPASPQASICCVGIISRSDGLLLRDRSRDGGAVGEMQAKNPREATIRQGKCTERNGELRSSQGRRWQERRGKKNEDQVASQKLVVKMDIGDEEAKTKAKRVVWHIAGFERLTVDTELNKLTVSGTMDPVKVVNKLTKLHAEMVSFGAAKEDDGKKEGGKKNEDQVASQKLVVKVDLGDEEDRTKAKRVVWHIAGFERLTVDKKHSKLTVSGTMDPVKVVNKLTKLHAEMVSFGAAKEDDGKKEGGKKNEDQVASQKLVVKMDIGDEEAKTKAKRVVWHIAGFERLTVDTELNKLTVSGTMDPVKVVNKLTKLHAEMVSFGAAKEDDGKKEGGKKNEDQVASQKLVVKMDIGDEEAKTKAKRVVWHIAGFERLTVDTELNKLTVSGTMDPVKVVNKLTKLHAEMVSFGAAKEDDGKKEGGKKNEDQVASQKLVVKVDKGDEEDRTKAKRVVWHIAGFERLTVDTKLNKLTASGTMDPVKVVNKLTKLHAEMMSFGAAKEDDGKKEGGKKNEDQVASQKLVVKVDIGDEEDRTKGKRVVWHVAGFERLTVDTELNKLTVSGTMDPVKVVNKLTKLHAEMVIFGAAKEDDGKKEGGKKNEDQVASQKLVVKVDLGDEEDRTKAKRVVWHIAGFERLTVDTELNKLTVSGTMDPVKVVNKLTKLHAEMVSFGAAKEDDGKKEGGKKNEDQVASQKLVVKVDLGNEEDKIRAEQVVQCIAGFERLAVDTTHTKLTVSGTLDPVEVVNKLRKSLHAEMVSCGAAKEDGGKKEGGKKNEDQVTSQKLVVKVDLRDEKDRKVFRKDAWKEVNRIAGFDYLAMDTKDNKLTVSGIMDPVEVVNELRESWDTEIVSFGTAKEDDGKKEEGKKNGVLVANRVKASQRRSGRQSCRVEFLE
- the LOC104443927 gene encoding uncharacterized protein LOC104443927 isoform X27 — encoded protein: MLAGPHTKADAASNKHRSWKSPPASPQASICCVGIISRSDGLLLRDRSRDGGAVGEMQAKNPREATIRQGKCTERNGELRSSQGRRWQERRGKKNEDQVASQKLVVKMDIGDEEAKTKAKRVVWHIAGFERLTVDTELNKLTVSGTMDPVKVVNKLTKLHAEMVSFGAAKEDDGKKEGGKKNEDQVASQKLVVKVDLGDEEDRTKAKRVVWHIAGFERLTVDKKHSKLTVSGTMDPVKVVNKLTKLHAEMVSFGAAKEDDGKKEGGKKNEDQVASQKLVVKMDIGDEEAKTKAKRVVWHIAGFERLTVDTELNKLTVSGTMDPVKVVNKLTKLHAEMVSFGAAKEDDGKKEGGKKNEDQVASQLVVKVDLGDEEDRTKAKRVVWHIAGFERLTVDTELNKLTVSGTMDPVKVVNKLTKLHAEMVSFGAAKEDDGKKEGGKKNEDQVASQKLVVKVDKGDEEDRTKAKRVVWHIAGFERLTVDTKLNKLTASGTMDPVKVVNKLTKLHAEMMSFGAAKEDDGKKEGGKKNEDQVASQKLVVKVDIGDEEDRTKGKRVVWHVAGFERLTVDTELNKLTVSGTMDPVKVVNKLTKLHAEMVIFGAAKEDDGKKEGGKKNEDQVASQKLVVKVDLGDEEDRTKAKRVVWHIAGFERLTVDTELNKLTVSGTMDPVKVVNKLTKLHAEMVSFGAAKEDDGKKEGGKKNEDQVASQKLVVKVDLGNEEDKIRAEQVVQCIAGFERLAVDTTHTKLTVSGTLDPVEVVNKLRKSLHAEMVSCGAAKEDGGKKEGGKKNEDQVTSQKLVVKVDLRDEKDRKVFRKDAWKEVNRIAGFDYLAMDTKDNKLTVSGIMDPVEVVNELRESWDTEIVSFGTAKEDDGKKEEGKKNGVLVANRVKASQRRSGRQSCRVEFLE
- the LOC104443927 gene encoding uncharacterized protein LOC104443927 isoform X3, translated to MLAGPHTKADAASNKHRSWKSPPASPQASICCVGIISRSDGLLLRDRSRDGGAVGEMQAKNPREATIRQGKCTERNGELRSSQGRRWQERRGKKNEDQVASQKLVVKMDIGDEEAKTKAKRVVWHIAGFERLTVDTELNKLTVSGTMDPVKVVNKLTKLHAEMVSFGAAKEDDGKKEGGKKNEDQVASQLVVKVDLGDEEDRTKAKRVVWHIAGFERLTVDKKHSKLTVSGTMDPVKVVNKLTKLHAEMVSFGAAKEDDGKKEGGKKNEDQVASQKLVVKMDIGDEEAKTKAKRVVWHIAGFERLTVDTELNKLTVSGTMDPVKVVNKLTKLHAEMVSFGAAKEDDGKKEGGKKNEDQVASQKLVVKVDLGDEEDRTKAKRVVWHIAGFERLTVDKKHSKLTVSGTIDPVKVVNKLTKLHAEMVSFGAAKEDDGKKEGGKKNEDQVASQKLVVKMDIGDEEAKTKAKRVVWHIAGFERLTVDTELNKLTVSGTMDPVKVVNKLTKLHAEMVSFGAAKEDDGKKEGGKKNEDQVASQKLVVKVDKGDEEDRTKAKRVVWHIAGFERLTVDTKLNKLTASGTMDPVKVVNKLTKLHAEMMSFGAAKEDDGKKEGGKKNEDQVASQKLVVKVDIGDEEDRTKGKRVVWHVAGFERLTVDTELNKLTVSGTMDPVKVVNKLTKLHAEMVIFGAAKEDDGKKEGGKKNEDQVASQKLVVKVDLGDEEDRTKAKRVVWHIAGFERLTVDTELNKLTVSGTMDPVKVVNKLTKLHAEMVSFGAAKEDDGKKEGGKKNEDQVASQKLVVKVDLGNEEDKIRAEQVVQCIAGFERLAVDTTHTKLTVSGTLDPVEVVNKLRKSLHAEMVSCGAAKEDGGKKEGGKKNEDQVTSQKLVVKVDLRDEKDRKVFRKDAWKEVNRIAGFDYLAMDTKDNKLTVSGIMDPVEVVNELRESWDTEIVSFGTAKEDDGKKEEGKKNGVLVANRVKASQRRSGRQSCRVEFLE
- the LOC104443927 gene encoding uncharacterized protein LOC104443927 isoform X33; this translates as MLAGPHTKADAASNKHRSWKSPPASPQASICCVGIISRSDGLLLRDRSRDGGAVGEMQAKNPREATIRQGKCTERNGELRSSQGRRWQERRGKKNEDQVASQKLVVKMDIGDEEAKTKAKRVVWHIAGFERLTVDTELNKLTVSGTMDPVKVVNKLTKLHAEMVSFGAAKEDDGKKEGGKKNEDQVASQKLVVKVDLGDEEDRTKAKRVVWHIAGFERLTVDKKHSKLTVSGTMDPVKVVNKLTKLHAEMVSFGAAKEDDGKKEGGKKNEDQVASQKLVVKMDIGDEEAKTKAKRVVWHIAGFERLTVDTELNKLTVSGTMDPVKVVNKLTKLHAEMVSFGAAKEDDGKKEGGKKNEDQVASQKLVVKVDLGDEEDRTKAKRVVWHIAGFERLTVDKKHSKLTVSGTIDPVKVVNKLTKLHAEMVSFGAAKEDDGKKEGGKKNEDQVASQKLVVKVDLGDEEDRTKAKRVVWHIAGFERLTVDTELNKLTVSGTMDPVKVVNKLTKLHAEMVIFGAAKEDDGKKEGGKKNEDQVASQKLVVKVDLGDEEDRTKAKRVVWHIAGFERLTVDTELNKLTVSGTMDPVKVVNKLTKLHAEMVSFGAAKEDDGKKEGGKKNEDQVASQKLVVKVDLGNEEDKIRAEQVVQCIAGFERLAVDTTHTKLTVSGTLDPVEVVNKLRKSLHAEMVSCGAAKEDGGKKEGGKKNEDQVTSQKLVVKVDLRDEKDRKVFRKDAWKEVNRIAGFDYLAMDTKDNKLTVSGIMDPVEVVNELRESWDTEIVSFGTAKEDDGKKEEGKKNGVLVANRVKASQRRSGRQSCRVEFLE